A window of Streptomyces armeniacus contains these coding sequences:
- a CDS encoding cytochrome P450 gives MVEAPVVPSKRTCPFDPAEEYGRLREEEPISPIRFKIAPQDPDGWLVTRHEYVRQILADDRFSHRNELCAHLISPPFPIEKYEPQPSPPGYFSRMDNPEHSKYRKLLASYFTVRKIREYEPTLVKLFDEVLDEMETKDRPLDLISEFCEIIPARSVCSMMGVPPDMVADMATHFAALFSLQYTLEEFLHHSGEVQKLLVQLVEQRVEQPSDDIFSHLMATGEVTVDELAKVAEIIIGGALDTTPNMLGLSTFALLEHPEQLEKFRANSENVEGPVEELLRYLTVSQFGASRAALEDVEIGGITIKKGQTVVLSLPAANRDPDFFTDADELDVTRSARQHVAFGFGIHQCLGQHLARATLRIGLSKLFDRFPTLRLAVDPSEVPLRERAAHYGVDELLVTWGD, from the coding sequence ATGGTGGAAGCACCGGTGGTACCCAGCAAGCGGACCTGTCCGTTCGATCCGGCCGAGGAGTACGGCAGGCTCCGCGAGGAAGAGCCGATAAGCCCGATACGGTTCAAGATAGCCCCGCAGGACCCCGACGGCTGGCTCGTCACCCGGCACGAATACGTCCGCCAGATCCTCGCCGACGACCGCTTCAGCCACCGGAACGAGCTGTGCGCGCACCTCATTTCGCCGCCGTTTCCCATCGAGAAGTACGAGCCGCAGCCGTCCCCGCCGGGCTACTTCTCGCGGATGGACAACCCGGAACACTCGAAGTACCGGAAGCTGCTGGCCAGTTACTTCACCGTGCGCAAGATCCGCGAGTACGAGCCGACGCTGGTGAAGCTGTTCGACGAGGTCCTGGACGAGATGGAGACCAAGGACCGGCCGCTCGACCTCATCAGTGAGTTCTGCGAGATCATCCCGGCCCGTTCGGTGTGCTCCATGATGGGCGTGCCGCCGGACATGGTCGCGGACATGGCCACCCACTTCGCCGCGCTCTTCTCCCTCCAGTACACGCTGGAGGAGTTCCTCCACCACTCGGGCGAGGTCCAGAAGCTCCTCGTGCAGCTCGTGGAGCAGCGCGTCGAGCAGCCGTCGGACGACATCTTCAGCCACCTCATGGCCACGGGCGAGGTGACGGTCGACGAGCTCGCCAAGGTCGCCGAGATCATCATCGGCGGCGCGCTGGACACCACGCCGAACATGCTGGGCCTGTCCACGTTCGCCCTACTGGAACACCCGGAGCAGCTGGAGAAGTTCCGCGCGAACTCCGAGAACGTCGAGGGCCCCGTCGAGGAGCTGCTGCGCTATCTGACGGTCTCGCAGTTCGGCGCCAGCCGCGCGGCCCTGGAAGACGTCGAGATCGGCGGCATCACCATCAAGAAGGGCCAGACAGTGGTCCTTTCGCTGCCTGCCGCCAACCGCGACCCCGACTTCTTCACGGACGCCGACGAACTCGACGTCACCCGCTCCGCGCGCCAGCACGTGGCGTTCGGCTTCGGCATCCACCAGTGCCTCGGCCAGCACCTCGCGCGCGCCACCCTCCGCATCGGCCTGTCGAAGCTCTTCGACCGCTTCCCGACCCTGCGACTCGCGGTCGACCCGTCCGAAGTCCCCCTGCGGGAACGGGCGGCGCACTACGGCGTGGACGAGCTCCTGGTCACCTGGGGCGACTGA
- a CDS encoding cytochrome P450, protein MVVQQDQHQDPPAAREPGQGPGPAAVPGPEVPKAPTVEPDGGATLLGWLARMRREAPVWHAPNGHVHLFRHEDIMRVVTDPAVFSSDLVSKGSGGKQKPSGGQLLMLDPPDHGKLRRLVSKAFTAKMVAALEPRITEITEELLDAVAGADSFEMNDALANPLPVTVISMMLGVPGSDRDQFQQWANNLLAVDPEDPESVAGLSSTAEALGAYLQGFVDARRAEPQDDLISQLCAAEVDGEQLNDMEVINFSALLLLAGHITTSVLLGNLLMCLDERPELFKELREDRKLITPCIEETLRMRSPFTKVERVAMRDVEISGVQVASGSQLHLWLLSANRDDEVFDDPDTYDPDRHNAKQVAFGHGIHYCIGAPIARLEARIVLDLLLDRYTDVRVDRSEPVSFHGSNIFGARRLPLKVSRA, encoded by the coding sequence GTGGTAGTGCAGCAGGACCAGCACCAGGACCCGCCAGCCGCACGGGAGCCGGGGCAGGGGCCGGGGCCGGCCGCCGTCCCTGGCCCGGAGGTCCCCAAGGCGCCGACGGTGGAGCCGGACGGCGGCGCCACGCTGCTCGGCTGGCTCGCCCGCATGCGCCGGGAGGCCCCGGTGTGGCACGCGCCCAACGGGCACGTGCACCTCTTCCGGCACGAGGACATCATGCGAGTCGTGACCGACCCGGCGGTGTTCTCCTCCGACCTGGTGAGCAAGGGCTCCGGCGGTAAGCAGAAGCCGTCCGGCGGCCAGCTGCTCATGCTCGACCCGCCGGACCACGGCAAGCTGCGGCGCCTGGTCAGCAAGGCGTTCACGGCGAAGATGGTCGCTGCGCTGGAGCCGCGAATAACCGAGATCACCGAGGAACTGCTGGACGCGGTGGCCGGCGCCGACTCGTTCGAGATGAACGACGCGCTCGCCAACCCGCTGCCCGTCACGGTGATCTCCATGATGCTCGGCGTCCCGGGCTCCGACCGGGACCAGTTCCAGCAGTGGGCGAACAACCTGCTCGCCGTCGACCCCGAGGACCCCGAGAGCGTCGCCGGGCTGAGCAGCACGGCGGAGGCGCTCGGCGCGTACCTCCAGGGCTTCGTGGACGCGCGCCGCGCCGAGCCGCAGGACGACCTGATCAGCCAGCTCTGCGCGGCGGAGGTGGACGGGGAGCAGCTGAACGACATGGAGGTCATCAACTTCTCCGCGCTGCTGCTCCTCGCGGGCCACATCACCACGTCCGTGCTGCTCGGCAACCTGCTGATGTGCCTGGACGAGCGCCCGGAGCTGTTCAAGGAGCTGCGGGAGGACCGCAAGCTGATCACCCCGTGCATCGAGGAGACCCTCCGTATGCGCTCCCCGTTCACGAAGGTCGAACGGGTCGCCATGCGCGACGTGGAGATCTCCGGCGTGCAGGTCGCGTCGGGCTCCCAGCTCCACCTGTGGCTGCTGTCGGCGAACCGGGACGACGAGGTCTTCGACGACCCCGACACGTACGACCCGGACCGCCACAACGCCAAGCAGGTCGCCTTCGGGCACGGCATCCACTACTGCATCGGCGCACCGATCGCGCGGCTCGAGGCCCGCATTGTGCTGGACCTCCTGCTCGACCGGTACACCGACGTCCGCGTGGACCGCAGCGAACCCGTGTCGTTCCACGGCAGCAACATCTTCGGCGCCCGCCGTCTGCCACTGAAGGTGAGCCGGGCGTAG
- a CDS encoding bleomycin resistance protein, giving the protein MTSTQTIPLLPCHQIQPVVDFYTALGFETTFLQKSPYAYAVVERGPVQLQFFAMKGYDPAQSYSGCYVLTDGVDALFADFRRGLKAAYGRIPSRGLPRIGPVKDMSYGVRQFLMTDPGGNSIRVGQPISEDQRMRPVPKEKFARALHMADLFVDSKEDLPGAAKIIDRVLGLTGERPTPAQLLRLLVLRGDLAQRLGEDAEAERLLARAEDVGRTELSDRERDADDVRDALARLAELRPGGAPDETP; this is encoded by the coding sequence ATGACCTCCACCCAGACCATTCCCCTGCTGCCCTGCCACCAGATCCAGCCCGTGGTCGACTTCTACACCGCGCTCGGCTTCGAGACGACCTTCCTCCAGAAGAGCCCGTACGCGTACGCCGTCGTCGAACGCGGCCCCGTCCAGCTGCAGTTCTTCGCCATGAAGGGCTACGACCCCGCGCAGTCGTACTCCGGCTGCTACGTCCTCACCGACGGCGTGGACGCCCTCTTCGCCGACTTCCGGCGGGGGCTCAAGGCCGCGTACGGGCGGATACCCAGTCGGGGGCTGCCGCGGATCGGGCCGGTCAAGGACATGTCGTACGGGGTGCGGCAGTTTCTGATGACCGATCCCGGTGGGAACAGCATCCGGGTCGGGCAGCCGATCAGTGAGGATCAGCGCATGCGGCCCGTGCCCAAGGAGAAGTTCGCGCGGGCGCTGCACATGGCGGATCTGTTCGTGGACTCCAAGGAGGATCTGCCGGGGGCCGCGAAGATCATCGACCGGGTGCTGGGGCTGACCGGCGAACGGCCCACGCCCGCGCAGCTCCTGCGGCTGCTCGTGCTCCGCGGGGACCTCGCGCAGCGGCTCGGGGAGGACGCCGAGGCCGAGCGGTTGCTGGCGCGGGCCGAGGACGTCGGGCGTACGGAGCTCAGCGACCGCGAGCGGGACGCGGACGACGTACGCGATGCCCTCGCGCGCCTCGCCGAGCTGCGGCCCGGCGGCGCCCCGGATGAGACCCCCTAG
- a CDS encoding cytochrome P450: MVEAPVVPSKRTCPFDPAEEYGRLREEEPISPIRFKIAPQDPNGWLVTRHDYVRQILADNRFSHRNELCAHLIEPPFPIEKYEPEPSAPGSFVRMDKPEHTKYRTLLAGHFTVRKIREYEPTLAKLIDEVLDELETKDRPLDLISEFAEVIPARSVCSMMGVPPDMVANMSTHFAAIFALQYTMEEFVYHMEEVQKLLVQLVEQRIEQPSDDIFSHLVATGELTVDEIANMAWIIIGGALDTTPNMMGLSTFALLEHPEQLEKFRANPEIVEGSVEELLRYLTVSQFGASRAALEDVEIGGITIKKGQTVVLSLPAANRDPDFFTDADELDVTRSARKHVAFGFGIHQCLGQHLARATLRIGLSKLFDRFPTLRLAVDPSEVPLRERAMHYGADKLLVTWDD, translated from the coding sequence ATGGTGGAAGCACCGGTGGTCCCGAGCAAGCGGACCTGTCCGTTCGACCCGGCCGAGGAGTACGGCAGGCTCCGTGAGGAAGAGCCCATCAGCCCGATCCGGTTCAAGATCGCGCCACAGGACCCGAACGGCTGGCTCGTCACCCGGCACGACTACGTACGCCAGATCCTCGCCGACAACCGTTTCAGCCACCGCAACGAGCTCTGCGCGCACCTCATCGAGCCGCCGTTCCCGATCGAGAAGTACGAGCCGGAGCCGTCCGCGCCGGGCTCCTTCGTACGGATGGACAAGCCGGAGCACACCAAGTACCGGACGCTGCTGGCCGGCCACTTCACCGTGCGCAAGATCCGCGAGTACGAGCCGACGCTCGCCAAGCTGATCGACGAGGTGCTGGACGAGCTGGAGACCAAGGACCGGCCGCTCGACCTCATCAGTGAGTTCGCCGAGGTCATCCCGGCCCGTTCGGTGTGCTCCATGATGGGCGTGCCGCCGGACATGGTCGCGAACATGTCCACGCACTTCGCCGCGATCTTCGCCCTCCAGTACACGATGGAGGAGTTCGTCTACCACATGGAGGAGGTCCAGAAGCTCCTCGTGCAGCTGGTGGAGCAGCGCATCGAGCAGCCGTCGGACGACATCTTCAGCCACCTCGTGGCCACGGGCGAGCTGACGGTCGACGAGATCGCCAACATGGCGTGGATCATCATCGGCGGCGCGCTGGACACGACCCCGAACATGATGGGCCTGTCCACGTTCGCCCTGCTCGAACACCCGGAGCAGCTGGAGAAGTTCCGCGCGAACCCGGAGATCGTCGAGGGTTCCGTCGAGGAGCTGCTGCGCTATCTGACGGTATCGCAGTTCGGCGCCAGCCGGGCGGCCCTCGAAGACGTCGAGATCGGCGGCATCACCATCAAGAAGGGCCAGACGGTGGTGCTTTCGCTGCCGGCGGCCAACCGCGACCCCGACTTCTTCACGGACGCCGACGAACTCGACGTCACCCGCTCCGCGCGGAAGCACGTGGCGTTCGGCTTCGGCATCCACCAGTGCCTGGGCCAGCACCTCGCACGGGCCACCCTCCGCATCGGCCTGTCCAAGCTCTTCGACCGCTTCCCGACGCTACGACTCGCGGTCGACCCGTCCGAAGTACCCCTGCGGGAACGGGCGATGCACTACGGCGCGGACAAGCTCCTCGTCACCTGGGACGACTGA
- a CDS encoding TetR/AcrR family transcriptional regulator yields MPPPESATESPTAIPTLRQRRRAVATQEILSAAESHITEHGPAALSLRAVARSLGMTVQALYHYFPSRNDLVTALVTKTYDDLADAVQAAVDAAPYGATSGDAPPYGEPPYGTAVPRLVVATEGYRRWGITHPERFQLLYGTPLRDYQAPVDGPTTQANRRMSAIFERELFGDFTTAQLASADIRGLSPSFRAHLESLPRDALRDLPPPATALLLSAWGQMHGLVVLEVFGHTAFLGEHQAEVFRTVMLDMYEGIRARIPAPAPEADTATPPD; encoded by the coding sequence ATGCCCCCACCGGAATCCGCGACGGAGTCCCCGACGGCCATACCCACGCTGCGGCAGCGGCGCCGGGCCGTGGCCACGCAGGAGATTCTGAGCGCCGCCGAAAGCCACATCACCGAACACGGGCCGGCCGCGCTGTCGCTGCGCGCGGTCGCCCGCAGCCTCGGCATGACCGTGCAGGCGCTCTACCACTACTTCCCGAGCCGGAACGACCTGGTCACGGCGCTCGTCACGAAGACGTACGACGACCTGGCCGACGCCGTACAGGCGGCCGTGGACGCGGCTCCGTACGGTGCGACTTCGGGCGACGCGCCTCCGTACGGTGAGCCTCCGTACGGCACCGCCGTGCCCCGGCTGGTCGTCGCAACGGAGGGCTACCGCCGCTGGGGCATCACCCATCCCGAACGGTTCCAACTCCTCTACGGCACGCCGCTGCGGGACTACCAGGCACCCGTGGACGGCCCGACCACACAGGCCAACCGCCGGATGAGCGCGATCTTCGAGCGGGAGCTGTTCGGCGACTTCACCACGGCGCAACTGGCCTCGGCAGACATCCGTGGACTGTCGCCGTCATTCCGGGCGCATCTGGAGTCCCTGCCGCGGGACGCGCTGCGAGATCTGCCGCCGCCCGCGACGGCGCTCCTGCTGAGCGCGTGGGGGCAGATGCACGGGCTCGTCGTGCTGGAGGTATTCGGCCACACGGCGTTCCTCGGCGAGCATCAGGCCGAGGTGTTCCGTACGGTGATGCTCGACATGTACGAGGGCATCCGCGCCCGTATCCCCGCCCCGGCCCCGGAAGCCGACACCGCCACGCCGCCGGACTGA
- a CDS encoding HAD domain-containing protein — MKRPLLFLDVDGPLLPFGDGPQREPSSTAADSHLMRLDPRIGPCLAALPCELVWATTWEEEANTDIAPRLGLPPLPVVRWPATSDAHEREDQWYGLHWKTRTLAAWADGRPFIWVDDEITDADRNWVSTHHPAPAFLHHIASSHGLTNEDFAVLDRWLRAT, encoded by the coding sequence GTGAAACGTCCGCTGCTGTTCCTGGACGTCGACGGACCTCTCCTGCCGTTCGGCGATGGCCCGCAACGCGAACCGTCGAGCACCGCGGCGGATTCGCACCTGATGCGGCTCGACCCCCGAATCGGGCCTTGCCTCGCGGCACTGCCGTGCGAGCTGGTCTGGGCCACCACCTGGGAGGAGGAGGCGAACACCGACATAGCACCTCGGCTCGGCCTGCCGCCCCTGCCGGTCGTGCGCTGGCCGGCGACCTCCGACGCGCACGAACGCGAGGACCAGTGGTACGGGCTCCACTGGAAGACCCGAACCCTGGCGGCATGGGCGGATGGACGCCCGTTTATCTGGGTCGACGACGAGATCACCGACGCAGATCGAAACTGGGTGTCCACCCACCACCCCGCCCCGGCCTTCCTTCACCACATCGCGTCGTCCCACGGCCTCACCAACGAGGACTTCGCAGTCCTCGACCGATGGCTGCGGGCCACTTGA
- a CDS encoding pentapeptide repeat-containing protein, translating to MSDVGEDSFHQANGRSKSVARADIMLRMKAEMKRALLMAGAGLAAVAYGLLLWRGPWWFDGGHLRERELEPADGVVITSFRTTLVALGAGVVAGLSLYYTHKSHRQTEKLFELSREEQVTGRYVEAMKLLGSDDTHQRLGGIYSLERIMRDSAKDHATVVEVLAAFLRNQSVEGRDPQLVVLSEREQRSRSPEDIQAALTVLCRRPHRDGEPRIDLRLALLGRAKMQVGRLNGVDFERADLTGVDFTHADLTYADFEHSILQEVNLTGADLTGADLRGASLVGVQGLTVAQVVRAHLDRETVLPEEIADDFRVQERIEECTYDE from the coding sequence GTGAGTGATGTCGGCGAAGACTCCTTCCATCAGGCGAACGGCCGCTCGAAGTCGGTGGCGCGGGCGGACATCATGCTTCGCATGAAGGCGGAGATGAAGCGAGCGCTGCTCATGGCGGGTGCCGGCCTCGCGGCTGTCGCGTACGGGCTCCTCCTGTGGCGAGGGCCCTGGTGGTTCGACGGCGGGCACCTGCGGGAGCGGGAACTGGAGCCGGCGGACGGTGTCGTCATCACCAGCTTCCGTACGACCCTCGTCGCCTTGGGCGCAGGGGTCGTCGCCGGACTCAGCCTGTACTACACGCACAAGAGCCACCGGCAGACCGAGAAGCTCTTCGAGCTCAGCAGGGAGGAACAGGTCACCGGGCGCTATGTCGAGGCCATGAAACTGCTCGGCTCCGACGACACGCACCAACGGCTCGGCGGCATCTACAGCCTCGAACGCATCATGCGCGACAGCGCGAAGGACCACGCCACGGTGGTGGAGGTGCTCGCCGCGTTTCTCCGCAACCAGTCCGTCGAGGGCAGGGATCCGCAACTGGTGGTGCTCAGCGAAAGAGAGCAGAGGTCGCGTTCGCCCGAGGACATCCAGGCCGCCCTCACCGTCCTCTGCCGCAGACCTCACCGCGACGGGGAGCCCCGCATCGATCTGCGGCTCGCCCTGCTCGGCCGCGCCAAGATGCAGGTGGGCAGGCTCAACGGCGTGGACTTCGAACGGGCCGATCTCACGGGAGTTGACTTCACACACGCGGACCTGACGTACGCGGATTTCGAGCACTCGATACTTCAGGAAGTCAACCTGACCGGGGCCGACCTGACGGGAGCGGACCTACGGGGGGCGAGTCTCGTCGGCGTCCAAGGGCTGACCGTCGCGCAGGTCGTACGGGCACACCTCGACCGGGAGACCGTGCTGCCCGAGGAGATCGCCGACGACTTCCGCGTACAGGAACGCATCGAGGAATGCACGTACGACGAGTAG